The DNA window GCCAATCCGTAAAATCCGCCCTGATACTGTTTATAAATAATGGAGGCAATCACGTCAGTCGCGAAGCCCGGGCCACCTCTGGTCATTGCCCAAATCAAGTCGAACGACCGCAAACCGCCAATGAAGGCGAGAATGATGACCGCGTTCGTCGCTGGACGGCTGAGCGGCACGATGATGTTCCAGAACTTGTTCCAGGCGTTCCCGCCGTCAATCTGCAGCGCCTCGTAGTATTCCTGTGGAATTGCCATTATTCCGGCGATATAAATGACTGTAGCCAAACCTACTCCCTTCCACACATCTACCCATGCGACCGACAAGAGCGCGATCCGCGTGTCTCCCAGCCAGTCTGGACCTTCGATGCCGATCCGAGCCAAGGCCATATTGAATAGACCCGTTGTAGGATGCATCATCATGCTAAAGGCGATGCCGACGGCAATTGTACTAACAAGTGTGGGAAAGAAGAC is part of the Bacilli bacterium genome and encodes:
- a CDS encoding sugar ABC transporter permease produces the protein MTKVFKRIYTYNFLLPAAIIYIIIFIVPTIMSFFFSMTRWTLSDWEYIGLENFITFFQEPSLSIGFRNTFVYAVVTCSLKVVGGLLLGVFLTGNIRTKDYLRSVVFFPTLVSTIAVGIAFSMMMHPTTGLFNMALARIGIEGPDWLGDTRIALLSVAWVDVWKGVGLATVIYIAGIMAIPQEYYEALQIDGGNAWNKFWNIIVPLSRPATNAVIILAFIGGLRSFDLIWAMTRGGPGFATDVIASIIYKQYQGGFYGLATAGNVILFLFVTAIVYPLSRYLTRKEVDL